In Caldisericia bacterium, the DNA window GGACAAGGAAATTGTTTTATACTGGATGCAAAAATTTAATTTAACACATCTTAAGGAAACTAATTTTCAATATTTATCTGAAGGTGAAAAACAAATTTTAACACTTATTAGAACACTTATTCAAGAAACTGAAGTTATTGTTTTAGACGAACCATTAACTCATCTAGATTTAAAATATAGAACTATTTTTTTAAATCTTTTAAAAGAATTAAAAGAGGGTGGAAAAACAATTATTTCTGTATTTCATGAAATTGAATCAATAAAATTTTTATCTGATAAAGTTATTTTTTTAAAAAAAGGAAGGGTTGAAAAAATTGGAAGTGTTAATAATTTGATTAACGAAGAAGAAATAAAAAATCTTTTTGAAGAAAAAATAAAAGGAGGGCAGTTTGAAAGCCCTCCTTAAAAATAAAATTAAAGTTTTAATATTTTATGGTGATTGAGTTCCAAAATTTTGTGCCAAAAGAAGAAGATCTTCTGCATCAATCTTTCCATCTCCATTAAGATCACATTTTTCATTGTAGTTTGGTTCTCCTAATTTTGTTCCGAAACTCAAAGCAAATATTATAAGGTCCTCTGAATCAACTCTATTATCACTGTTTATATCGCCAAGCAAAGGATTTATTTTTATTAATCTATCTGTTTTTATAAATTCAATTTTTTTATTATTTATATCTATACCATATGCTTTAATTTGATTTAGTCTAACACCTCCATCTTTTGTTGAATTGAATTTTATCTTTATAATTGAACCTTCACCAGAAATTCCATTTGATAATGAAATTTTTATTTTTATTTCTATAATACCATTTTTATCATCAATCTTTTTTTCAATAATAGCATTTTTATCATTATTTAGTATGAAATCACTAAGATCAATAGATAAAACAGATATAAATTGTGGATCATAATCTATAGTATATGTTAACTCTTTTATATTTTTTAATTTGTTTGTGTATATATCAACAGTGAAATTTGATCCTTTATTATATGTATCTAAAGAAATTATCTTTGAAAATGGAATATTAACTTTCTCAACTGAAAAATCACCAGTTAAACCAACTTCTTCAACAAGTTTTAATGTATCTCCAGATTCAATTGTTACTGTATAAATCTTATATTTATAATTTCCATTATCTAAAAAATATTTACCATCATAATCCTTTCCATCCCAAACAAATTCATATTCACCATTCATTAAAACTTTTTTATAAATTGTTCCTAACTTT includes these proteins:
- a CDS encoding ABC transporter ATP-binding protein codes for the protein MERKGLLMRENYLEIKEIYFSYKDKNILNDINISIYRGESVSIFGPNGSGKTTLLKIILGILKPQKGAVFYMQKNIFKMSDKERGRIFSYVPQKSNIIFPLTTFDYLLLGRAPFIDGFVKKEDKEIVLYWMQKFNLTHLKETNFQYLSEGEKQILTLIRTLIQETEVIVLDEPLTHLDLKYRTIFLNLLKELKEGGKTIISVFHEIESIKFLSDKVIFLKKGRVEKIGSVNNLINEEEIKNLFEEKIKGGQFESPP